A genomic segment from Actinomyces lilanjuaniae encodes:
- the serC gene encoding 3-phosphoserine/phosphohydroxythreonine transaminase has translation MRVYNFSAGPAQLPLPVLERAASELTDWSGSGMSVLEVSHRGKDFVACAADAEATLRRVMGVPEDYRVLFLQGGATAQFAGIPLNLTAPGDTVAYLNTGQWSAKAVEQARAYDLDVVVVADEAASSYTTTPEEGSFSVPQDARYLHYTPNETIGGVEFGYVPDAGDVALVADASSTILSRPLDVSRYGLIYAGAQKNMGPSGLCVVIVREDLLGRARTTTPVVLDYTRMSAADSMLNTPPTFAVYLLGLIAHWLEDNGGLEAMGERNRAKAELLYGAVDASDFYTNPVQERSRSWMNVPFTLADPALDADFLLGAQAAGLTNLKGHRSVGGMRASIYNAMPIEGVQALVDYMTDFEATRA, from the coding sequence GTGCGCGTCTACAACTTCTCCGCCGGTCCCGCCCAGCTGCCTCTGCCCGTGCTGGAGCGTGCCGCCTCCGAGCTGACCGACTGGTCCGGGTCGGGGATGTCCGTCCTGGAGGTCTCCCACCGTGGCAAGGACTTCGTGGCATGCGCTGCTGACGCGGAGGCCACCCTGCGCCGTGTCATGGGCGTGCCCGAGGACTACCGGGTCCTCTTCCTCCAGGGTGGGGCCACAGCCCAGTTCGCGGGTATCCCCCTTAACCTCACCGCACCCGGTGACACGGTTGCCTACCTCAACACCGGCCAGTGGTCAGCCAAGGCTGTCGAGCAGGCCCGCGCCTACGACCTGGACGTCGTCGTCGTCGCGGACGAGGCCGCCTCCTCCTACACCACCACCCCGGAGGAGGGCTCCTTCTCCGTCCCCCAGGACGCCCGCTACCTGCACTACACCCCCAACGAGACCATTGGCGGCGTCGAGTTCGGCTACGTCCCTGACGCGGGCGACGTCGCCCTGGTGGCCGACGCCTCCTCCACCATCCTGTCCCGTCCCCTGGACGTCAGCCGCTACGGGCTCATCTACGCCGGGGCGCAGAAGAACATGGGCCCCTCCGGGCTGTGCGTGGTCATCGTTCGTGAGGACCTCCTGGGGCGCGCTCGCACCACGACCCCCGTTGTCCTGGACTACACCAGGATGTCCGCCGCCGACTCCATGCTCAACACCCCGCCCACCTTTGCCGTCTACCTCCTGGGGCTCATCGCTCACTGGCTGGAGGATAACGGTGGCCTGGAAGCCATGGGCGAGCGCAACCGTGCCAAGGCCGAGCTGCTCTACGGTGCCGTCGACGCCTCAGACTTCTATACCAACCCTGTCCAGGAGCGCTCCCGGTCCTGGATGAACGTTCCCTTCACTCTGGCTGACCCGGCTCTGGACGCCGACTTCCTCCTCGGCGCCCAGGCTGCGGGCCTGACCAATCTCAAGGGCCACCGCTCCGTGGGAGGGATGCGGGCCTCCATCTACAATGCCATGCCCATTGAGGGCGTCCAGGCGCTGGTGGACTACATGACCGACTTCGAGGCGACCAGGGCTTGA
- a CDS encoding DUF4832 domain-containing protein encodes MTHLPIDGVPAQVPAEDPGDAPGSLGSRRVGAVWDRVAAGWGGRRGRRRAVVSIVGIVIVAVLLAAGLRACLPLGAWEELPRTVAPVSNPLKGMLPYAPEDPQADPDLSDSALPHTMEWLYLPLSDVVTGPDAYDWTVLESHLEAIAARGHHTVLRFYMDFPGRPSGVPPYLVEDGLVTTRSYSFYHNGVQGSAASVSPDYNDPDTMTMLTGFVSAFGERYDGDPRLGFVTQGLVGFWGEGHTWPMDGTVSSDNPRGEDWMASEANQKALVEAWDEAFDTTPTQMRYPTSWSASHDVGYHDDSFGYATLDTTDWHFMALMRTAGATQAWQTSPIGGEVYPGIQDCVLTDPDDCGSAQDVAAGRDIDLTASIQATHATWLLDDWVFTGDMGEQERRLAAESSASTGYELAATRWRARGSEVEVEIVNDGVAPFYYSWQVEVVVLDSGGTVVERTALNGDLRQVLPGTAVTFSGTLDVPEEQATVLLRVVNPLEGGAPLRLANAGQDQDLEGYLTLGRLGPTGSGSRGGRGSPEGRARSF; translated from the coding sequence ATGACCCACCTCCCGATCGACGGCGTACCTGCGCAGGTACCTGCCGAGGACCCCGGCGACGCGCCGGGTAGCCTCGGCTCGCGCCGTGTCGGGGCCGTCTGGGACCGGGTCGCGGCCGGGTGGGGCGGCCGTAGGGGAAGGCGACGAGCCGTCGTCAGCATCGTGGGCATCGTGATCGTGGCTGTCCTCCTGGCTGCGGGCCTACGTGCCTGTCTGCCTCTGGGGGCGTGGGAGGAGCTGCCCCGGACCGTCGCTCCCGTATCCAACCCGCTCAAGGGCATGCTCCCCTATGCTCCTGAGGACCCGCAGGCCGACCCCGACCTCTCCGACTCCGCCCTGCCCCACACGATGGAGTGGCTCTACCTGCCCCTCAGCGACGTGGTCACAGGACCTGACGCCTACGACTGGACAGTCCTGGAGTCCCACCTGGAGGCGATCGCTGCTCGTGGGCACCACACGGTCCTGCGCTTCTACATGGACTTTCCCGGTCGTCCCAGCGGCGTCCCCCCCTACCTGGTGGAGGACGGCCTGGTCACCACCCGCTCCTACAGCTTCTACCACAACGGGGTACAGGGCTCAGCCGCCTCGGTGAGCCCGGACTACAACGACCCGGACACGATGACGATGCTCACCGGCTTCGTCTCCGCCTTCGGGGAACGCTACGACGGTGACCCCCGCCTAGGCTTCGTCACCCAGGGCCTGGTGGGCTTCTGGGGGGAGGGGCACACCTGGCCCATGGACGGCACTGTCTCCTCGGACAATCCCCGGGGCGAGGACTGGATGGCCAGCGAGGCCAACCAGAAGGCACTGGTGGAGGCCTGGGACGAGGCCTTTGACACCACCCCGACCCAGATGCGCTACCCCACGTCGTGGTCAGCCTCCCACGACGTGGGCTACCACGACGACTCCTTTGGCTACGCCACCCTGGATACGACAGACTGGCACTTCATGGCGCTCATGCGCACGGCCGGGGCCACGCAGGCCTGGCAGACCAGTCCGATCGGCGGGGAGGTGTACCCGGGCATCCAGGACTGTGTGCTGACCGACCCTGACGACTGCGGCTCCGCCCAGGACGTGGCGGCCGGGCGCGACATCGACCTGACCGCCTCCATCCAGGCCACTCACGCTACCTGGCTGCTCGACGACTGGGTCTTCACCGGGGACATGGGGGAGCAGGAGCGCAGGCTCGCCGCCGAGTCGAGCGCGTCCACCGGCTACGAGCTGGCGGCGACGCGGTGGCGTGCGCGCGGCAGCGAGGTGGAGGTGGAGATCGTCAACGACGGAGTGGCTCCCTTCTACTACAGCTGGCAGGTGGAGGTCGTCGTCCTGGACTCCGGAGGCACCGTGGTGGAACGCACAGCTCTAAACGGCGACCTACGCCAGGTTCTGCCCGGCACGGCGGTCACCTTCTCCGGCACGCTGGACGTGCCCGAGGAGCAGGCAACGGTGCTGCTGCGGGTCGTCAACCCGCTGGAGGGCGGTGCGCCGCTGCGGCTGGCTAACGCGGGCCAGGACCAGGACCTGGAGGGTTACCTAACCCTGGGCCGCCTGGGGCCAACGGGCTCAGGCTCCCGAGGGGGTAGGGGTTCTCCCGAGGGGCGGGCCAGGTCGTTCTGA
- a CDS encoding glycoside hydrolase family 36 protein, translating into MIHQIDLGGRSIALATDGDVTRRDGKAYVRAAHLSLLHDMRGGEVYRTGQTSWSPSGWQRLADPPLRVANPVRRRTADDDLWDDPTRHHSSWVAVVEDAGPVGEKPAGEVVPDRPSAVLVGCLEGETPRVRVDEAALEAFTETGRPGRWVILVGSATQVMTAYARQLGAYQGRREIRPQSVWCSWYSYYEGVSEEAVAAEIPEVARCGFSTLQIDDGWQAGVGDWHAGPRFPSGMKAVADAVWEADMTPGLWVAPFIALPGSRAVREHPEAFVRAADGSLAVAGSNWGSHYHALDMTHPRAQDLVYEVIDRVVHEWGFSYLKLDFLNAAAVPGVRAQDTDREQAYREGLRLVRQAAGEDVFLLGSGALLMPSVGVLDAVRVGPDVAPMWDNYATDDPSDATARNALRASASRLWLGEVIGVDPDVAFFRHRRNLLDDTQMLWLRELAAACRFRCVSDRTAWLEEAEKKALRTWVTREEEVELLGRYRFRVGGREVDLTEAVEGSASPYPL; encoded by the coding sequence GTGATCCACCAGATTGACCTAGGCGGCCGGAGCATCGCCCTGGCCACCGACGGCGACGTCACCCGCAGGGACGGGAAGGCCTACGTGCGCGCGGCACACCTGAGTCTTCTCCACGACATGCGTGGCGGTGAGGTCTACCGCACCGGCCAGACGTCGTGGTCCCCCTCGGGGTGGCAACGGCTGGCGGATCCGCCCCTGCGGGTAGCCAACCCGGTTCGCCGCCGCACCGCTGACGACGACCTCTGGGACGACCCCACCCGTCACCACTCCTCCTGGGTGGCCGTGGTCGAGGACGCCGGACCCGTCGGAGAGAAGCCTGCCGGGGAGGTGGTACCGGACCGGCCCAGTGCCGTTCTCGTGGGCTGCCTGGAGGGCGAGACCCCCCGGGTACGCGTGGACGAGGCCGCCCTGGAGGCCTTCACCGAGACCGGGCGGCCCGGACGCTGGGTCATCCTGGTCGGATCCGCCACCCAGGTCATGACCGCCTACGCCCGGCAGCTAGGGGCGTACCAGGGGCGCCGTGAGATCAGGCCGCAGAGCGTGTGGTGCTCCTGGTACTCCTACTACGAGGGGGTCTCCGAGGAGGCCGTCGCGGCGGAGATCCCTGAAGTGGCCCGGTGCGGGTTCTCCACCCTGCAGATCGACGACGGCTGGCAGGCTGGGGTCGGGGACTGGCACGCGGGGCCACGCTTCCCCTCTGGCATGAAGGCGGTCGCCGACGCCGTCTGGGAGGCGGATATGACCCCCGGCCTGTGGGTGGCTCCCTTCATCGCCCTGCCCGGGTCCCGGGCAGTGCGGGAGCATCCTGAGGCCTTTGTTCGCGCTGCCGACGGCTCGCTGGCTGTGGCCGGGTCCAACTGGGGCTCCCACTACCACGCCCTGGACATGACCCACCCGCGTGCCCAGGACCTGGTATACGAGGTCATCGACCGGGTGGTCCACGAGTGGGGGTTCTCCTACCTCAAGCTCGACTTCCTCAATGCCGCGGCGGTCCCCGGGGTCCGGGCACAAGACACCGACCGTGAGCAGGCCTACCGTGAGGGCCTGCGCTTAGTTCGTCAGGCGGCGGGGGAGGACGTGTTCCTGCTCGGCTCGGGTGCCCTGCTCATGCCCTCCGTCGGTGTCCTCGACGCGGTGAGGGTTGGACCGGACGTGGCCCCCATGTGGGACAACTACGCTACCGACGACCCCAGTGACGCCACGGCCCGCAACGCGCTGCGAGCCAGTGCGAGTCGGCTATGGCTGGGAGAGGTCATCGGGGTTGACCCGGACGTGGCCTTCTTCCGGCACCGTCGCAACCTCCTGGACGACACCCAGATGCTCTGGCTGCGCGAGCTGGCTGCCGCCTGCCGCTTCCGGTGCGTCTCAGACCGGACGGCCTGGCTGGAGGAGGCGGAGAAGAAGGCGCTGCGGACGTGGGTCACCCGGGAGGAGGAGGTCGAGCTCCTGGGCCGCTACCGCTTCCGCGTGGGTGGCCGGGAGGTTGACCTCACCGAGGCCGTCGAGGGCTCGGCATCCCCCTACCCGCTGTGA
- a CDS encoding Gfo/Idh/MocA family protein, which yields MGRGASAGEEATVTELRVGVVGVGARSPLAALAESSPVPARLVAAADPANDRHQRARRFLPAGVEVVSDYRELAEAGRSGLDAVVVTTPDDTHEEVACAFLRAGVPVYLEKPLAVSLKGADRVLEVARRSGTRLYVGHNMRHMAVVRLLKDVVDRGEIGEPKAVWCRHFVGNGGDYYFRDWHAERARTTGLLLQKAAHDIDVIHWIAGSTTRRVVGMGDLMVYGAGERRPHGASPGTVMGDWFSHDHWPPDALTGLNPVIDVEDLSMVLMTLRNGVMASYQQCHFTPDYWRSYTVIGTRGRAENFGDGAGGVVRVWTRRSGYSEHGSAEYPITEEGTGHDSADQRTMDEFLRFVRDGGSTQTSPVGARDAVATGALATESLRSGSVPRDVPRVEERVAAYFEGGQRRG from the coding sequence ATGGGACGGGGAGCAAGCGCTGGTGAGGAGGCGACCGTGACAGAGCTGAGGGTCGGCGTGGTGGGGGTCGGCGCGCGCAGTCCTCTGGCTGCCCTGGCCGAGTCCTCCCCTGTGCCTGCCCGACTGGTGGCAGCAGCAGATCCCGCGAACGACCGGCACCAGCGTGCCCGGCGGTTCCTGCCCGCAGGGGTCGAGGTGGTCTCCGACTACCGTGAGCTGGCCGAGGCGGGGCGCTCCGGGCTGGACGCCGTGGTCGTGACCACTCCGGACGACACCCATGAGGAGGTGGCCTGCGCCTTCCTGCGCGCCGGTGTGCCCGTCTACCTGGAGAAGCCGCTGGCGGTCAGCCTCAAGGGGGCGGACCGGGTGCTGGAGGTGGCGCGGCGCAGCGGGACCAGGCTGTACGTGGGCCACAACATGCGGCACATGGCCGTGGTCAGGCTGCTCAAGGACGTGGTGGACCGCGGCGAGATCGGTGAGCCCAAGGCGGTGTGGTGCCGACACTTTGTGGGCAACGGAGGTGACTACTACTTCCGGGACTGGCACGCTGAGCGGGCCAGGACCACCGGGCTGCTCCTGCAGAAGGCCGCCCACGACATCGACGTCATCCACTGGATCGCCGGGTCCACGACCCGCAGGGTGGTGGGGATGGGTGACCTCATGGTCTACGGCGCCGGGGAACGGCGCCCCCACGGGGCCAGCCCCGGCACCGTCATGGGCGACTGGTTCAGCCACGACCACTGGCCGCCCGATGCGCTGACCGGGCTCAACCCGGTGATCGACGTCGAGGACCTGTCTATGGTCCTCATGACCCTGCGCAACGGGGTCATGGCCAGCTACCAGCAGTGCCACTTCACCCCCGACTACTGGCGCAGCTACACGGTGATCGGGACGCGGGGCCGGGCGGAGAACTTCGGCGACGGCGCGGGGGGCGTGGTCCGGGTGTGGACACGACGCTCGGGCTACAGCGAGCACGGCAGCGCCGAGTACCCCATCACGGAGGAGGGGACCGGGCACGACAGCGCCGACCAGCGCACCATGGATGAGTTCCTGCGCTTCGTGCGTGACGGCGGGTCCACGCAGACCTCCCCCGTGGGCGCTCGCGACGCCGTGGCCACGGGCGCCCTGGCCACCGAGTCCCTGCGCTCGGGGTCGGTGCCCCGCGACGTCCCCCGGGTGGAGGAGCGCGTGGCCGCCTACTTCGAGGGCGGCCAGAGGCGGGGCTGA
- a CDS encoding ATP-binding cassette domain-containing protein — MTALLELEDLVVSRGRRFRLAPLTIRFDTPGVVGLFGHNGAGKTTLLKALAGLLPLRSGSVKTPGAALPTLLPDSPFLYTFLRVGSVPDVLGDYFEDFDRDRARSIINSLSLDTSKKVGDLSKGMEEQLNLGMTLARRSSVYLLDEPLAAVDPVTRDRMLELIGQHRPADALIIVSTHLIAGLEPLFDECVVLHDGRMLLRTQASQASSGQSLEARIKEAMLRA, encoded by the coding sequence ATGACTGCACTGCTCGAGCTGGAGGATCTCGTCGTCTCCCGAGGGAGAAGGTTCCGCCTCGCCCCACTGACCATCCGCTTCGACACCCCTGGTGTCGTGGGTCTCTTTGGTCACAACGGGGCCGGGAAGACGACCCTGCTCAAAGCCCTGGCCGGGCTGCTGCCCCTCCGGTCGGGCTCGGTGAAAACCCCGGGCGCGGCACTGCCGACCCTCCTGCCAGACTCCCCGTTCCTCTACACCTTCTTGAGGGTCGGCTCGGTCCCTGACGTCCTGGGGGACTACTTCGAGGACTTTGACCGCGACCGCGCCCGGTCCATCATCAACAGCCTCTCACTGGACACCTCCAAGAAGGTGGGCGACCTGTCGAAGGGCATGGAGGAGCAGCTCAACCTCGGCATGACGCTGGCCAGGAGGTCGTCGGTCTACCTCCTTGACGAGCCCCTGGCAGCAGTGGACCCCGTGACACGCGACCGGATGCTGGAGCTCATAGGGCAGCACAGGCCCGCCGACGCCCTCATCATCGTCAGCACACACCTCATCGCTGGCCTGGAGCCTCTTTTCGACGAGTGCGTCGTGCTCCACGACGGCAGGATGCTGCTGCGCACGCAGGCCTCGCAGGCATCGTCCGGGCAGAGCCTGGAGGCACGGATCAAGGAGGCGATGCTGCGTGCGTGA
- a CDS encoding CCA tRNA nucleotidyltransferase, with translation MTAQTRPPSHAPLSEEPDACGLTPTARCALFALPVPLAALAHTFARAGHEIALVGGPVRDAFMGTTPHDLDLTTSARPEQTEVLLRAWGDACWDVGRDFGTIGARKGEVVVEVTTYRTEDYEVGSRKPTVSYGDTLEGDLTRRDFTVNAMALRLPDLELVDPHHGLADLRAGVLRTPVSPVQSFDDDPLRIMRAARFAAQLGLDVEPDVVSAMSQMASRLSIVSAERVRAELERLLTSPWPRRGLELLVHTGVADVVLPEVSALRETVDEHRRHKDVYEHTLTVLDQAIDLETGPQGPVPGPDLVLRLAALLHDIGKPATRRFLPGGTVTFHGHDHVGARLAAKRLRALRFDKQTVKDVARLVELHLRFHGYADAGWSDSAVRRYVTDAGPLLERLHRLTRADVTTRNRRKAAMLDHAYDDLEARIDQLRKAEELAAIRPDLDGSQIMAELGVAPGPVVGQAYRFLLDLRMEKGPLGEELARQALRSWWAARQDQE, from the coding sequence ATGACTGCGCAGACCCGTCCCCCCTCCCACGCCCCGCTCTCCGAGGAGCCAGATGCCTGCGGCCTGACCCCGACAGCACGCTGCGCGCTCTTTGCCCTACCGGTGCCCCTGGCTGCTCTGGCCCACACCTTTGCCCGGGCAGGCCACGAGATCGCCCTGGTGGGCGGGCCGGTACGTGACGCCTTCATGGGAACCACTCCCCACGACCTGGACCTGACCACCTCGGCCCGCCCGGAGCAGACGGAGGTACTGCTGCGTGCCTGGGGGGACGCCTGCTGGGACGTCGGACGCGACTTTGGCACGATCGGTGCCCGCAAGGGAGAAGTGGTCGTGGAGGTGACGACCTACCGCACCGAGGACTACGAGGTTGGCTCGCGCAAGCCGACCGTCTCCTACGGCGACACCCTGGAGGGGGACCTCACCCGCCGGGACTTCACCGTCAACGCCATGGCCCTGCGCCTGCCCGACCTGGAGCTTGTCGACCCCCACCACGGGCTGGCGGACCTGAGGGCAGGGGTCCTGCGCACCCCGGTCTCCCCTGTCCAGTCCTTTGACGACGATCCCCTGCGCATCATGCGGGCCGCGCGCTTTGCCGCCCAGCTGGGTCTGGATGTTGAGCCCGACGTGGTAAGCGCTATGTCCCAGATGGCGTCGCGGCTGAGCATCGTCTCTGCCGAGCGCGTGCGTGCCGAGCTGGAAAGGCTGCTGACCAGCCCCTGGCCCCGGCGCGGCCTGGAGCTTCTGGTGCACACCGGGGTGGCCGACGTCGTCCTGCCGGAGGTGTCGGCCCTGCGCGAGACCGTGGACGAGCACCGCCGCCACAAGGACGTCTACGAGCACACCCTGACGGTCCTGGACCAGGCCATCGACCTGGAGACCGGCCCGCAGGGGCCTGTGCCCGGACCCGACCTGGTGCTGCGCCTGGCCGCGCTCCTCCACGACATCGGCAAACCCGCCACCCGCCGCTTTCTGCCGGGCGGGACGGTGACCTTCCACGGGCACGACCACGTGGGGGCGCGCCTGGCCGCCAAGCGCCTGCGCGCCCTGCGCTTTGACAAGCAGACTGTCAAAGACGTGGCGCGACTGGTCGAGCTGCACCTGCGCTTCCACGGCTACGCCGACGCCGGGTGGTCGGACTCGGCGGTGCGCCGCTACGTCACCGACGCCGGTCCCCTGCTGGAGCGCCTCCACCGGCTCACGCGTGCCGACGTCACCACCCGCAACCGGCGCAAGGCCGCCATGCTGGACCACGCCTACGACGACCTGGAGGCACGTATCGACCAGCTGCGCAAGGCCGAGGAGCTGGCCGCGATCCGTCCCGACCTGGACGGCAGCCAGATTATGGCCGAGCTGGGGGTCGCCCCCGGACCGGTTGTGGGCCAGGCCTACCGCTTCCTGCTGGACCTACGCATGGAGAAAGGTCCCCTGGGTGAGGAGCTGGCTCGTCAGGCGCTGCGCTCCTGGTGGGCTGCCCGGCAGGACCAGGAGTAA
- a CDS encoding NUDIX hydrolase, producing the protein MSSRRTRTPRAASAARRAGARSLPVVDETSAGGLVVDVQAGQAFTAVIARRNRGGRLEWCLPKGHLEGTETPEEAAVREIAEETGITGQVLRHLATIDYWFAGDAHRVHKVVHHFLLEAVDGFLTTANDPDHEAEDVEWVALDDVARRLAYPNERRIVAAARKILVGDA; encoded by the coding sequence ATGTCCTCCCGTCGCACCCGCACGCCCCGCGCCGCCTCGGCGGCTCGCCGGGCGGGTGCGCGCAGCCTCCCCGTCGTCGACGAGACAAGCGCCGGCGGCCTGGTTGTTGACGTCCAGGCTGGTCAGGCCTTCACCGCGGTCATCGCGCGCCGTAACCGTGGTGGGCGGCTGGAGTGGTGCCTGCCCAAGGGGCACCTGGAAGGAACAGAGACACCGGAGGAGGCCGCCGTGCGAGAGATCGCCGAGGAGACCGGTATCACCGGCCAGGTGCTGCGCCACCTGGCGACGATCGACTACTGGTTCGCTGGCGACGCGCACCGCGTCCACAAGGTGGTACACCACTTCCTCCTGGAAGCTGTCGACGGGTTCCTCACCACCGCCAACGACCCCGACCACGAGGCGGAGGACGTCGAGTGGGTGGCCCTGGACGACGTGGCCCGCCGCCTGGCTTACCCCAACGAGCGTCGTATCGTGGCGGCCGCCCGGAAGATCCTTGTGGGTGACGCATGA
- a CDS encoding DUF6049 family protein, whose product MEPRLPAALVTALTALSLLTLVLAPASALSAAAPTSPAPVSAASVALPSEVELVSGQVTLSIDALAPEVIHDGEDLLVTGTIANGTDETLSGSSLVVQIQEGTEVTFETLSLWLANERDTSLSSPSTTRLPQLQPGQTSSFSVTVNSENLPLSARDQWGPRGVQVALTDGGATVAEDRSIIVWDSSSSVDAARVTTVIPVTASAEELMVLTLPASAADDSSAAEVTVTEVQQRVQALLELAGDGVVLAVDPALLEALGVDAGSFQGDLASSTPPDTTGTATAPSTPHTGQPSGPSPAAASPSAAPTADPSATPSGSSSAPTAPASLTAALTRAIANGDVATLPWDDADTAALSHLGETNLLTTSVQRSQSSAVAGAGADPTLAWPVSSQLDAQTLEALPDSVTTIVAPVGSVPVTQDLTYTPSGTTTIGSRTILVPDEPASLTLAGQLPEPLDDQELSDLDTRQLLRARTAIFTRQAPSVGRDLVITLDRASAAAVEPEVLAQRLAALRDTSWVTAQDLETLRSRTVEKGGTGETGSARSSASPDPSGSGSRDSGDVARTDPPEQVSDSDEITSGILSEAYRSGGRLDSIASVLSDPRAALGRASDLASIVSSASWRSNPQARRAYLDSAVAAGDSVVDALSAAPSSTINIISSEADLPVRIVSTLSQEATLQVRLVSDSQRLQMPDSVTVTVPARSQVTTTVPVTAVGSGDVDLTIEVLADDGTAVGTPTTVHMQVRAAWESVGTWVVGGVLALVLVSGVTRTVRRGRRTVTPTIPAPAQEKA is encoded by the coding sequence GTGGAACCGCGCCTGCCGGCAGCGCTGGTGACCGCGCTGACAGCGCTGAGTCTGCTGACCCTGGTGCTGGCCCCGGCCAGTGCCCTGTCGGCAGCGGCCCCGACCTCCCCGGCACCTGTCTCTGCTGCCTCCGTTGCGCTGCCCAGCGAGGTCGAGCTGGTGTCCGGCCAGGTGACACTGAGCATCGACGCCCTGGCGCCGGAGGTGATCCACGACGGAGAGGACCTCCTGGTCACCGGCACCATCGCCAACGGTACCGACGAGACGCTGTCAGGCAGCTCCCTGGTGGTCCAGATCCAGGAGGGCACGGAGGTCACCTTCGAGACGCTGTCCCTGTGGCTGGCCAACGAGCGAGACACTTCTCTGTCGTCACCGTCTACCACACGGCTGCCACAGCTCCAGCCCGGGCAGACCTCCTCCTTCTCCGTGACGGTCAACTCTGAGAACCTGCCGCTGTCCGCTCGCGACCAGTGGGGTCCTCGTGGCGTCCAAGTCGCCCTTACCGACGGCGGGGCCACTGTCGCTGAGGACCGCAGCATCATCGTGTGGGACAGCTCCTCGAGTGTGGACGCGGCCCGTGTCACCACCGTCATCCCTGTCACAGCCTCTGCCGAGGAACTGATGGTCCTGACCCTCCCGGCCTCTGCGGCCGACGACTCCTCGGCCGCAGAGGTGACCGTGACTGAGGTCCAGCAGCGGGTCCAGGCCCTGCTGGAGCTGGCGGGTGACGGCGTGGTCCTGGCAGTGGACCCGGCACTCCTGGAGGCTCTCGGTGTTGACGCCGGGTCCTTCCAGGGGGACCTGGCCAGCTCGACCCCACCCGACACCACAGGCACGGCCACCGCACCCAGCACCCCCCACACGGGGCAGCCCTCCGGACCCTCTCCCGCAGCCGCCTCCCCGTCTGCAGCACCCACTGCAGATCCGTCTGCCACCCCCTCAGGCTCCTCCTCGGCCCCAACTGCCCCGGCATCGCTGACTGCGGCCCTGACCCGTGCCATCGCTAACGGCGACGTCGCGACCCTGCCTTGGGACGACGCCGATACGGCAGCCCTGTCCCACCTGGGGGAGACCAACCTCCTGACCACCTCCGTCCAGAGGTCCCAGTCCTCAGCCGTGGCTGGTGCCGGGGCGGACCCCACGCTGGCCTGGCCCGTCTCGTCCCAGCTGGACGCCCAGACCCTGGAGGCCTTGCCTGACTCCGTGACGACGATCGTCGCTCCCGTTGGCTCCGTCCCCGTGACCCAGGATCTCACCTACACGCCCTCCGGAACGACGACGATCGGAAGTCGCACGATACTGGTACCCGACGAGCCCGCCTCGCTCACCCTGGCTGGGCAGCTGCCCGAGCCTCTCGACGACCAAGAGCTCAGCGACCTGGACACGCGCCAGCTGCTGCGTGCACGGACCGCGATCTTCACCCGCCAGGCACCATCTGTGGGTCGCGACCTGGTCATCACCTTGGACCGGGCCTCGGCCGCAGCGGTAGAACCGGAGGTGCTCGCGCAGCGGCTGGCAGCCCTGCGGGACACGTCCTGGGTCACTGCCCAGGACCTGGAGACCCTGAGGTCGCGGACGGTCGAAAAGGGAGGGACTGGGGAAACGGGGAGTGCCAGGAGCTCCGCGAGCCCGGACCCGTCAGGATCAGGTAGCAGGGACAGCGGGGACGTGGCCCGCACGGACCCGCCGGAGCAAGTCAGTGACAGCGACGAGATCACCTCTGGGATCCTGTCGGAGGCCTACCGGTCGGGAGGCCGCCTGGACTCGATCGCCTCGGTGCTCTCCGACCCCCGGGCAGCTCTGGGGCGAGCCAGTGACCTGGCGAGCATCGTCTCCTCAGCGTCCTGGCGCTCCAACCCCCAGGCCCGCCGCGCGTACCTGGACTCTGCCGTTGCCGCAGGGGACTCGGTTGTCGACGCGCTGAGCGCTGCTCCCTCCTCCACCATCAACATCATCAGCTCGGAGGCTGACCTGCCGGTGAGGATCGTCTCGACCCTGAGCCAGGAGGCGACTCTCCAGGTACGTCTGGTCTCAGACAGCCAGCGTCTCCAGATGCCTGACAGTGTCACTGTCACGGTCCCTGCACGCAGCCAGGTCACGACGACAGTCCCGGTCACGGCAGTAGGCTCCGGTGACGTTGACCTGACGATCGAGGTCCTTGCGGATGACGGTACGGCTGTGGGAACCCCGACCACCGTGCACATGCAGGTGCGAGCGGCGTGGGAGTCTGTCGGCACCTGGGTGGTCGGTGGCGTCCTGGCCCTTGTCCTGGTCTCCGGCGTGACGCGTACGGTACGTAGAGGACGCCGCACCGTCACGCCGACCATACCGGCACCAGCCCAGGAGAAGGCATGA